The following are from one region of the Haloactinomyces albus genome:
- a CDS encoding glucose-6-phosphate isomerase gives MAAETSVEITDQALATAADPVVRQLVTEGMASKLAAQDPTLWGPDAESEAAVRLSWTTLHDSSRPLLAEIDALRAELHSEGLDRIVLAGMGGSSLAPEVITATAGVSLVVLDTTDPGQVADALSGDLDRTVLVVSSKSGTTLETDSHRRLFEQAFSENGIDSASRIVVVTDPGSPLEETGKNAGYRKIFTADPHLGGRYSALSAFGLVPAGLAGADIATLLDDAADAFAALSADEADNPALRLGAALAAAHSQGAEKVVLTDTDSGPVGFSDWAEQLIAESTGKNGTGLLPVPVENTRASGFANAGRDATTVAVGLPEGTAQASTTGPLGGLFLLWEFTTAVAGRLLGINPFDQPDVEAAKQAARVLLDDPAGGPVSTPSLLDGAIEVHAVGDWLSPGVGTVSEALRVLLATAPDTGYLAIQAYLDRLDDASTTVLRPELSRRTGLQTTFGWGPRFLHSTGQYHKGGHQNGVFLQITGEPETDLPVPGRQYTLAALQRAQALGDGQVLAQNNRPVLRLHLTERAAGLVELVKAIQDLREAGPDQGTGKDRT, from the coding sequence ATGGCAGCCGAAACTTCAGTCGAGATCACCGACCAGGCGCTGGCAACGGCCGCGGATCCGGTGGTCCGGCAACTGGTCACCGAAGGAATGGCGAGCAAGCTGGCAGCCCAGGACCCCACGCTGTGGGGGCCGGACGCCGAGAGCGAAGCAGCCGTCCGCTTGTCGTGGACGACCCTGCACGACAGTTCCCGTCCGCTGCTGGCCGAGATCGACGCGTTGCGCGCGGAACTGCACTCCGAGGGCCTGGACCGGATCGTGCTCGCTGGCATGGGCGGCTCATCGCTGGCGCCCGAGGTGATCACCGCCACCGCCGGTGTCTCCCTGGTGGTCCTCGACACCACCGACCCGGGCCAGGTCGCCGACGCACTGTCCGGTGACCTCGACCGGACGGTCCTGGTGGTGTCGTCGAAATCCGGCACCACCCTGGAAACGGACAGCCACCGTCGCTTGTTCGAGCAGGCTTTTTCCGAAAACGGAATCGATTCGGCTTCCCGGATCGTCGTCGTCACCGATCCGGGCTCGCCGCTGGAGGAAACCGGTAAAAACGCCGGTTACCGCAAGATTTTCACCGCCGATCCCCATCTGGGCGGGCGCTACTCCGCGCTGAGCGCCTTCGGCCTGGTTCCCGCCGGACTCGCGGGCGCCGACATCGCGACCCTGCTCGACGACGCCGCCGACGCATTCGCCGCGCTCAGCGCCGACGAGGCCGACAACCCGGCGCTGCGCCTCGGCGCGGCCCTTGCCGCGGCTCACTCGCAGGGCGCGGAGAAGGTCGTGCTCACCGATACCGATTCGGGGCCGGTCGGATTCAGCGACTGGGCAGAACAGCTCATCGCCGAGTCCACCGGAAAGAACGGAACCGGGCTGCTGCCCGTGCCCGTGGAGAATACCCGGGCTTCCGGATTCGCCAACGCGGGTCGCGATGCCACCACAGTGGCGGTGGGTCTCCCGGAAGGCACCGCACAGGCAAGCACCACCGGACCGCTCGGCGGGCTGTTCCTACTCTGGGAGTTCACCACCGCCGTCGCCGGGCGATTGCTGGGCATCAACCCGTTCGACCAGCCCGACGTCGAGGCCGCCAAACAGGCCGCGCGGGTGCTGCTGGACGACCCGGCCGGTGGCCCCGTGTCCACCCCCTCCCTCCTCGACGGTGCCATCGAGGTGCACGCCGTGGGTGATTGGCTCTCCCCCGGTGTCGGCACCGTCAGCGAGGCCCTCCGGGTGTTGCTCGCGACCGCACCGGATACCGGGTATCTCGCGATACAGGCCTACCTGGACCGCCTCGACGACGCCTCGACCACGGTGCTGCGGCCGGAACTGTCCCGCCGCACCGGTCTGCAGACCACCTTCGGCTGGGGACCGAGGTTTCTGCACTCGACGGGCCAGTACCACAAGGGCGGCCACCAGAACGGTGTGTTCCTGCAGATCACCGGCGAGCCCGAAACCGACCTGCCCGTTCCCGGCCGGCAATACACGCTGGCGGCTCTGCAGCGTGCCCAGGCACTCGGCGACGGCCAGGTACTGGCACAGAACAACCGTCCGGTCCTGCGCTTGCACCTGACCGAGCGGGCTGCCGGACTGGTGGAACTCGTCAAGGCCATCCAGGATCTTCGTGAGGCGGGACCCGACCAGGGCACCGGAAAGGACAGAACGTGA
- the tal gene encoding transaldolase, which translates to MTSNNNLKALSDAGVAVWLDDLSRQRITSGNLTELINDYELVGVTSNPTIFAKALSNAEDYDDQVRGLAQRGASVDEATREITTTDIRDAADVFRGVHQQTGGVDGRISLEVDPRLAHDTERTVAEAQDLAKAVDRPNLFIKIPATLAGLPAITRTLAEGISVNVTLIFSVERYRDVMDAFMAGLEQAQANGHDISRIMSVASFFVSRVDTEVDKRLNSLGNEDLLGKAGIANARLAYAAYEEVFAGERWKKLQRAGAKVQRPLWASTGVKDPAYSDTSYVEELVAPNTVNTMPEATLYAAADHADVQGDKVSGTAASAQQVFDSLTEAGVDLDDVFVVLEREGVDKFEKSWDELLQTVSDQLSRAK; encoded by the coding sequence GTGACCAGCAACAACAATCTCAAGGCGCTGAGTGACGCGGGGGTGGCCGTCTGGCTGGATGACCTGTCCCGCCAGCGGATCACCTCGGGCAACCTCACGGAGCTGATCAACGACTACGAGCTCGTGGGAGTCACCAGCAATCCGACGATCTTCGCGAAGGCCCTGTCCAACGCCGAGGACTACGACGACCAGGTTCGCGGGCTCGCGCAGCGCGGGGCGAGCGTGGACGAGGCGACACGCGAGATCACGACCACCGACATCCGCGACGCTGCCGATGTGTTCCGCGGTGTGCATCAGCAAACCGGTGGTGTCGACGGGCGGATCTCCCTGGAGGTCGACCCGCGGCTGGCCCACGACACCGAGCGCACCGTGGCCGAGGCACAGGATCTGGCCAAGGCCGTGGATCGTCCGAACCTGTTCATCAAGATCCCGGCCACCCTCGCGGGTCTGCCCGCCATCACCCGCACGCTCGCCGAGGGCATCAGCGTCAACGTCACGCTGATCTTCTCGGTGGAGCGCTACCGTGACGTGATGGACGCCTTCATGGCCGGTTTGGAACAGGCCCAGGCCAACGGCCACGACATCAGCCGGATCATGTCCGTGGCCTCGTTCTTCGTCTCCCGCGTGGACACGGAGGTCGACAAGCGGCTGAACTCCCTCGGCAACGAGGACCTGCTGGGCAAGGCGGGCATCGCCAACGCACGGCTGGCCTACGCCGCCTACGAGGAGGTCTTCGCAGGCGAGCGCTGGAAGAAGCTGCAGCGGGCCGGTGCGAAGGTGCAGCGTCCACTGTGGGCCTCCACCGGTGTCAAGGACCCGGCATACTCCGACACCAGCTATGTCGAGGAACTGGTGGCGCCGAACACGGTGAACACCATGCCGGAGGCCACGCTGTACGCGGCCGCCGACCACGCCGACGTGCAGGGCGACAAGGTGAGCGGGACGGCTGCAAGCGCGCAGCAGGTCTTCGACTCGCTCACCGAGGCCGGGGTCGACCTCGACGACGTCTTCGTCGTACTCGAGCGTGAGGGCGTGGACAAGTTCGAGAAGTCCTGGGACGAACTGCTGCAGACGGTCAGCGACCAGCTCAGCCGGGCTAAGTAG
- the tkt gene encoding transketolase encodes MSVTDDLARLTTKRLPADWTELDQRAVDTVRVLAADAVEKCGSGHPGTAMSLAPAAYALFQRVMRHDPGDASWIGRDRFVLSAGHSSLTLYLQLFLSGYGLELEDIRQLRTWGSKTPGHPEFGHTRGVETTTGPLGQGLANAVGMAIAARRERGLLDPEAEPGQSVFDHQIYVIASDGDIEEGVTSEASSLAGTQQLGNLTVLYDANEISIEDDTHIALSEDTAKRYEAYGWHVVTVDGGEDVAGLLDALEAARAETDRPSLVVLRTVIGYPAPTKMNSGKAHGAALGAEEVAGVKEALGFDPQQSFQVDDEVLAHARTVAERGKAAHEKWQIAFDAWADENPQRKALLDRMRARELPAGWSEKLPSWEPDGTGIATRKASAEVLAALADVLPELWGGSSDLAESNNTTMKGADSFGPESISTEMFSAQPYGRTLHFGVREHAMGSILNGIALHGGTRPYGGTFLIFSDYMRPAVRLAALMHTPVVYVWTHDSIGLGEDGPTHQPVEQLSSLRAIPGLAVVRPADANETAAAWKAVLEDSSGPAGLALTRQGVPTLEGTDTEGVAKGGYVLTEASSGTPRVVLIGTGSEVQLAVEARKILEVEGVATRVVSMPCVEWFDAQDAAYRQHVLPSEVRARVAVEAGVAQSWHRFVGDAGEVVSLEHFGASADYKTLFREFGFTAEAVADAARRSLGLAQAG; translated from the coding sequence ATGTCCGTAACAGACGATCTTGCCCGCCTGACCACCAAACGGCTTCCCGCGGACTGGACCGAGCTGGACCAGCGCGCCGTGGACACGGTCCGGGTACTGGCCGCCGATGCCGTCGAGAAGTGCGGAAGCGGACACCCCGGAACCGCGATGAGCCTGGCGCCTGCTGCCTATGCGCTGTTCCAGCGCGTCATGCGGCACGATCCCGGTGACGCGAGCTGGATCGGCAGGGACCGCTTCGTGCTGTCGGCCGGCCACTCGAGCCTGACCCTGTACCTACAGCTCTTCCTGTCGGGCTACGGACTGGAACTGGAAGACATCCGGCAACTGCGGACGTGGGGATCGAAGACACCGGGCCACCCCGAGTTCGGCCACACCCGGGGCGTGGAGACCACGACGGGACCGCTGGGCCAGGGACTGGCCAATGCCGTGGGCATGGCCATCGCCGCCCGGCGTGAGCGCGGCCTGCTCGACCCGGAGGCCGAGCCGGGCCAGAGCGTCTTCGACCACCAGATCTACGTGATCGCCTCGGACGGCGACATCGAGGAAGGCGTCACCTCGGAGGCCTCGTCGCTGGCCGGTACCCAGCAACTGGGCAACCTCACGGTGCTCTACGACGCCAACGAGATCTCCATCGAGGACGACACCCACATCGCGCTGTCCGAGGACACCGCCAAGCGCTACGAGGCCTACGGCTGGCACGTGGTCACCGTCGACGGCGGTGAGGACGTGGCAGGCCTGCTCGACGCGCTGGAGGCCGCCCGCGCCGAGACGGACCGGCCGAGTCTGGTCGTGCTGCGCACGGTCATCGGCTATCCCGCGCCGACCAAGATGAACTCCGGCAAGGCGCACGGCGCCGCGCTCGGCGCCGAGGAGGTCGCCGGGGTCAAGGAGGCGCTGGGCTTCGACCCGCAGCAGTCCTTCCAGGTCGACGACGAGGTCCTGGCACACGCCCGCACGGTCGCCGAGCGGGGCAAGGCCGCCCACGAGAAGTGGCAGATCGCCTTCGACGCGTGGGCGGACGAGAACCCGCAGCGCAAGGCGCTGCTCGACCGCATGCGCGCCCGTGAGCTGCCCGCCGGGTGGTCGGAGAAGCTGCCGAGCTGGGAGCCCGACGGCACGGGCATCGCGACCCGCAAGGCCTCCGCCGAGGTCCTCGCCGCCTTGGCCGACGTGCTGCCCGAGCTGTGGGGCGGCTCGTCCGACCTCGCCGAGAGCAACAACACCACGATGAAGGGCGCGGACTCGTTCGGCCCGGAAAGCATCTCCACCGAGATGTTCTCGGCACAGCCCTACGGCCGCACGCTGCACTTCGGTGTCCGCGAGCACGCGATGGGCTCGATCCTCAACGGCATCGCGCTGCACGGTGGCACCCGCCCCTATGGCGGTACCTTCCTGATCTTCAGCGACTACATGCGACCGGCCGTGCGGCTCGCCGCGCTGATGCACACTCCGGTCGTCTACGTCTGGACACACGACTCGATCGGCCTCGGTGAGGACGGCCCGACCCACCAGCCCGTCGAGCAACTGTCCTCGCTGCGGGCCATCCCCGGCCTGGCGGTGGTGCGCCCGGCCGACGCCAACGAGACGGCCGCCGCGTGGAAGGCCGTGCTGGAGGACTCCAGCGGCCCGGCGGGACTGGCTCTGACCCGTCAGGGGGTGCCGACGCTGGAGGGCACCGACACCGAGGGAGTGGCCAAGGGTGGCTATGTGCTGACCGAGGCTTCTTCGGGTACCCCCCGAGTGGTGCTCATCGGTACGGGCTCCGAGGTGCAGTTGGCGGTGGAAGCCAGGAAGATTCTCGAAGTGGAGGGCGTTGCCACTCGTGTGGTCTCGATGCCCTGTGTGGAGTGGTTCGATGCGCAGGATGCGGCCTACCGGCAGCACGTGCTGCCATCGGAGGTCCGCGCCAGGGTTGCCGTCGAGGCGGGTGTCGCACAGTCCTGGCACCGGTTCGTCGGTGACGCGGGCGAGGTCGTGTCCCTGGAGCACTTCGGCGCCTCGGCTGACTACAAGACTCTGTTCCGGGAGTTCGGCTTCACCGCCGAAGCCGTGGCCGACGCGGCACGGCGGAGCCTGGGTCTCGCCCAGGCAGGCTGA
- a CDS encoding heme o synthase: MTAAVDTPESGYARRPGELLRAYAGLIKPRVIELLLVTTIPAMLLAARGIPSPWLVLATLLGGTMAAGSANALNCVADADIDQMMKRTRARPLVRHTVSTRHALVFGIALGAGSFGWLWATTNLLAAALAVGTILFYVLVYTLFLKRRTAQNIVWGGAAGCMPVVIGWASVTGRVDWPAIAMFGIVFFWTPPHTWALAMKYKDDYERAGVPMLPVVARPTHVSRQIVSFTWLMVLWTLLLVPAAGWLYAVFAVLAGGWFLFLAHRLHVMTRQGQPAKPMRLFHMSNTYLMIVCVALAVDSALSLPVLGWPPVW; this comes from the coding sequence GTGACCGCCGCGGTCGACACCCCCGAAAGCGGATATGCGCGCCGTCCCGGCGAGCTGCTTCGGGCCTATGCCGGTCTGATCAAGCCGCGGGTCATCGAGTTGCTGCTGGTGACCACCATCCCCGCGATGCTGCTCGCCGCTCGCGGGATCCCGTCTCCGTGGCTGGTGCTCGCGACATTGCTCGGCGGGACGATGGCGGCGGGCAGTGCCAATGCGCTCAACTGCGTGGCCGACGCCGACATCGACCAGATGATGAAACGCACCAGGGCACGACCGCTGGTACGGCACACCGTCTCGACGCGGCACGCGCTCGTGTTCGGTATCGCCCTCGGGGCCGGTTCCTTCGGCTGGTTGTGGGCCACGACGAACCTGCTGGCCGCTGCGCTCGCAGTGGGCACGATCCTGTTCTACGTCCTCGTCTACACCCTGTTCCTGAAGCGGCGTACCGCCCAGAACATCGTCTGGGGCGGAGCGGCCGGATGTATGCCCGTGGTGATCGGCTGGGCGAGCGTGACGGGTCGAGTGGACTGGCCCGCGATCGCGATGTTCGGGATCGTCTTCTTCTGGACACCGCCGCACACCTGGGCACTGGCGATGAAGTACAAGGACGACTACGAGCGTGCCGGTGTTCCGATGCTGCCGGTGGTGGCACGTCCGACCCATGTCTCGCGCCAGATCGTGTCCTTCACCTGGCTCATGGTGCTGTGGACGCTGCTGCTGGTGCCGGCGGCAGGCTGGCTGTACGCGGTGTTCGCCGTACTCGCGGGCGGATGGTTTCTGTTCCTGGCCCACCGCCTGCACGTGATGACCCGACAAGGACAGCCCGCCAAGCCGATGCGGCTGTTCCACATGTCCAACACCTACCTGATGATCGTGTGCGTGGCGCTGGCCGTGGATTCGGCGCTGAGCCTGCCGGTACTCGGCTGGCCCCCGGTGTGGTGA
- a CDS encoding quinone oxidoreductase family protein produces the protein MRAIRVQANGGPEVLEAAEIEDPTPAAQQVLVDVAACGVNFIDTYQRSGVYEVPLPFTPGSEGAGTVREVGAGVTGLAPGDRVAWAMVPAGYAERAVVPVSKVVRVPEGIDNRTAAAMMLQGMTAHYLVSSTYPVRTGDTALVHAAAGGMGLLLTQLIKARGGNVIGTVSTAAKERLAREAGADEIIRYTEADVAEQVRSLTDDRGVDVAYDGVGKDTFEASLNSLRPRGMFALFGAASGPVPPVDPQRLNSAGSVFLTRPTLAHHILTREELDWRAGEIFDAVTRKDLAIRVGGTYPLAEAARAHEDLESRRTTGKLLLEP, from the coding sequence ATGCGCGCGATCCGGGTACAGGCCAACGGTGGGCCGGAGGTTCTGGAAGCAGCCGAGATCGAGGATCCGACCCCCGCAGCGCAGCAAGTCCTGGTCGACGTCGCCGCCTGTGGCGTGAACTTCATCGACACCTACCAGCGCAGTGGGGTTTACGAGGTCCCGCTCCCGTTCACACCGGGTTCGGAAGGTGCGGGCACGGTCCGCGAGGTCGGTGCGGGGGTTACGGGGCTCGCCCCGGGTGATCGGGTGGCGTGGGCGATGGTCCCCGCCGGCTATGCCGAGCGCGCGGTGGTACCGGTGAGCAAAGTCGTGCGGGTGCCCGAGGGAATCGACAACCGGACGGCCGCCGCCATGATGTTGCAGGGCATGACCGCGCATTATCTGGTCTCCTCGACCTATCCGGTGCGGACCGGTGACACCGCCCTGGTGCACGCCGCGGCAGGCGGTATGGGCCTGTTGCTGACTCAACTGATCAAGGCGCGCGGCGGCAATGTCATCGGCACGGTCTCCACGGCAGCCAAGGAGAGGCTGGCACGCGAAGCGGGGGCCGACGAGATCATCCGCTACACCGAGGCGGATGTGGCCGAGCAGGTCCGCAGTCTCACCGATGACCGTGGTGTCGACGTCGCCTATGACGGCGTCGGCAAGGACACCTTCGAGGCGAGTCTGAACAGCCTGCGCCCGCGCGGCATGTTCGCGCTGTTCGGTGCCGCCAGCGGGCCGGTGCCGCCGGTCGACCCACAGCGACTGAACTCGGCCGGTTCGGTCTTTCTCACCCGGCCGACCCTGGCCCACCACATCCTGACCCGCGAGGAACTCGACTGGCGCGCGGGGGAGATCTTCGATGCGGTCACTCGCAAGGACCTGGCCATCCGGGTCGGCGGGACGTATCCGCTGGCAGAGGCCGCGCGGGCGCACGAGGATCTCGAAAGCCGCCGCACGACCGGCAAACTGCTTCTGGAGCCGTGA
- a CDS encoding GbsR/MarR family transcriptional regulator, with the protein MSEWIEQMAAHFEASEGMPLIAGRILAFLLICDPPERTAAELSHGLSASTGSVSTNVRLLLRLGIISKTTRQGREAALYRVEEDRWPELVRQRMERVTQLEEITEAGLRMFSGQGERARRLRTVHEFYQWLSEEMPELWRRWERDGRSRRRS; encoded by the coding sequence ATGTCGGAGTGGATCGAGCAGATGGCGGCGCATTTCGAAGCCAGTGAGGGGATGCCGCTGATCGCAGGCCGTATTCTCGCGTTCCTGCTGATCTGCGACCCCCCGGAACGCACCGCTGCCGAACTCTCGCACGGCCTCAGTGCCAGCACCGGCTCGGTGAGCACCAACGTGCGCCTGTTGCTGCGGTTGGGGATCATCTCCAAGACCACCCGGCAGGGCAGAGAGGCAGCCCTGTACCGCGTGGAGGAGGACCGGTGGCCTGAGCTGGTGCGCCAGCGGATGGAGCGGGTGACCCAGCTCGAAGAGATCACCGAAGCCGGACTGCGGATGTTCAGCGGCCAGGGGGAACGTGCGCGGCGGCTGCGCACCGTGCACGAGTTCTACCAGTGGTTGTCCGAGGAGATGCCCGAGTTGTGGCGGCGTTGGGAACGGGACGGGCGGTCCCGCAGGCGGTCCTGA
- a CDS encoding COX15/CtaA family protein — translation MPASSLLNRLSHSSTTPVRALALAVMVTQVLISVTGSVVRVTGSGLGCPTWPQCFPGSMVPISHPEVSTLHQVIEFGNRTLTGLVGFVALACLLAAWRLRPYRPRLVRLALVMPIGVLVQAVIGGMTVLVDLQWWSVSIHFLASAVLIWLATLLVKVAGEGDEPARPVVPQRMRRLLVALTAVAAGMLIAGTLVTAAGPHAGDPSTERLPLPIPTLVQVHGLLVMAYLCLLAVFGVWLRHTRPTKALLRAYVAACVVVLAQGALGSAQYLLGVPEAMVVLHVLGATLVIITVAFLWGESRFRGDLPRSRPVAAEPPAEAIGA, via the coding sequence GTGCCCGCATCGTCGCTGCTGAACCGTCTGTCCCACTCCTCCACCACACCGGTGCGCGCTCTCGCGCTGGCCGTGATGGTGACCCAAGTGCTGATCTCGGTCACCGGTTCGGTCGTACGGGTCACCGGCTCCGGCTTGGGGTGCCCGACGTGGCCGCAGTGCTTTCCGGGAAGCATGGTGCCGATCTCCCATCCGGAGGTCAGCACGCTGCACCAGGTCATCGAGTTCGGAAACCGCACACTGACGGGGCTCGTCGGGTTCGTCGCGCTGGCTTGCCTCCTCGCCGCGTGGCGCCTCCGGCCCTATCGGCCCCGCTTGGTGCGGTTGGCCCTGGTCATGCCGATCGGAGTGCTCGTGCAGGCCGTGATCGGCGGCATGACGGTGCTGGTGGACCTGCAATGGTGGAGTGTGTCGATCCACTTCCTGGCCTCGGCAGTGCTGATCTGGCTGGCGACACTGCTGGTCAAGGTCGCGGGTGAGGGCGACGAGCCCGCACGGCCGGTGGTGCCGCAGCGGATGCGGCGACTGCTGGTGGCACTGACCGCGGTCGCGGCGGGGATGCTCATCGCGGGCACTCTCGTCACTGCTGCGGGACCCCACGCCGGTGATCCGAGCACGGAGCGACTCCCCCTGCCCATCCCCACGCTCGTGCAGGTGCACGGTCTGCTGGTGATGGCCTACCTGTGCCTGCTGGCGGTGTTCGGCGTCTGGCTGCGCCATACCCGGCCGACGAAGGCACTCCTGCGTGCCTACGTGGCGGCCTGCGTGGTCGTGCTCGCGCAGGGAGCCCTGGGCTCGGCCCAGTACCTGCTGGGAGTTCCCGAGGCGATGGTCGTGCTCCACGTTCTGGGGGCCACCCTGGTGATCATCACGGTGGCATTCCTGTGGGGCGAGTCCCGCTTCCGCGGCGACCTTCCCCGTTCACGCCCGGTCGCGGCGGAGCCGCCCGCCGAGGCCATCGGTGCCTGA
- a CDS encoding SCO6745 family protein, whose protein sequence is MQPDIARRCKNALEAPHAMIYFAPEAEQEFGSLGLKGGRIAYFAGRAAPMGAVGAGVVAATFYNFSPRAAAKEIPRAWSIAAPEEIVAARFRAADTALRRMLGDEVLTSEAVTESVQLAAEACRACEPAGKPLFAAHADLEWPEAPHLRLWHALSLLREFRGDAHIAALQAAGITGLQALVLHTATGEGFTEAAAKMTRGWSDEEWSDAHEELRAEGLLDTEGTLTTAGKELREEVEATTDAQSMAPWTHLGATKVERLVAHGAELSKGLAKAGAFPRELFAAGSSRRE, encoded by the coding sequence ATGCAGCCTGATATCGCCCGGCGGTGCAAGAACGCACTCGAAGCGCCACACGCCATGATCTACTTCGCTCCCGAGGCCGAACAGGAGTTCGGTTCTCTCGGCCTGAAAGGTGGCCGGATCGCCTACTTCGCAGGCCGCGCCGCCCCGATGGGCGCGGTCGGGGCAGGGGTCGTGGCAGCGACCTTCTACAACTTCAGTCCGCGGGCCGCGGCCAAGGAGATTCCCCGCGCATGGTCGATCGCAGCACCGGAGGAGATCGTCGCGGCGCGGTTCCGCGCGGCCGATACGGCACTGCGACGGATGCTGGGCGATGAGGTGCTCACTTCGGAAGCGGTGACCGAGTCCGTGCAACTGGCCGCCGAGGCGTGCCGAGCCTGCGAGCCCGCCGGGAAACCGCTGTTCGCCGCCCACGCCGACCTGGAGTGGCCGGAGGCACCGCACCTGCGGCTCTGGCATGCGCTTTCCCTGCTGCGGGAGTTCCGTGGTGACGCGCACATCGCCGCCCTGCAGGCAGCCGGGATCACGGGTCTGCAAGCTCTCGTGCTGCACACCGCAACCGGGGAGGGATTCACCGAGGCAGCCGCCAAGATGACTCGTGGCTGGTCGGACGAGGAATGGTCCGATGCTCACGAGGAACTCCGCGCGGAAGGACTCCTCGACACCGAGGGGACACTCACCACCGCGGGCAAGGAACTACGCGAGGAGGTCGAGGCCACCACGGACGCGCAGTCGATGGCGCCGTGGACCCATCTTGGCGCCACCAAGGTCGAGCGGCTGGTTGCGCATGGAGCGGAGCTGAGCAAGGGGCTGGCCAAAGCAGGAGCCTTCCCGCGAGAGCTCTTCGCCGCAGGCTCGTCCCGCCGCGAGTGA
- a CDS encoding ABC transporter permease translates to MLAAHTRMEAALTLRHGEQALLTLLIPLALLIGLSTLHLGVVDSVIPRILALAVMSTAFTGQAIALGFDRRYGVIKRLSATALPRWALVSGRVLATLIVVALQAVVLGTTAVLLGWTPSVGGLLLSIPLLVLGTLTFGAAGVLIGGALRAEIVLTLANAIWFVLLLAGGLAVHPEELPGPVGTLAHFLPSGALAQSLEATLTQGAPPGLQPVLVLLVWGAVAGALAGRTTRLT, encoded by the coding sequence ATGCTCGCGGCGCACACCCGGATGGAGGCGGCACTCACCCTTCGCCACGGTGAGCAGGCGCTGTTGACGCTGCTCATCCCGCTGGCGCTGCTGATCGGGTTGAGCACACTGCATCTCGGCGTCGTCGACTCGGTCATACCGCGCATTCTGGCGCTGGCCGTGATGTCCACGGCCTTCACCGGACAAGCCATCGCACTGGGCTTCGACCGGCGCTACGGGGTCATCAAACGGTTGTCCGCCACGGCACTACCCCGCTGGGCACTGGTATCCGGCCGTGTCCTGGCGACCCTGATCGTCGTGGCGCTGCAGGCGGTCGTTCTCGGCACCACCGCCGTGCTGCTCGGCTGGACCCCGTCCGTCGGTGGCCTGCTGCTGTCGATACCGCTGCTCGTGCTCGGCACGCTGACGTTCGGTGCGGCGGGAGTTCTCATCGGCGGCGCCCTGCGTGCCGAGATCGTACTGACCCTGGCCAACGCGATCTGGTTCGTACTGCTGCTCGCCGGAGGACTGGCGGTGCATCCCGAGGAACTGCCCGGCCCGGTGGGCACCCTCGCCCACTTCCTTCCTTCCGGTGCGCTGGCGCAGTCCCTGGAGGCCACTCTGACGCAGGGGGCGCCGCCGGGACTGCAGCCGGTCCTCGTACTTCTCGTCTGGGGCGCCGTGGCAGGCGCGCTCGCCGGCCGCACCACCCGCCTCACCTGA
- a CDS encoding ABC transporter ATP-binding protein — MSPNADSPAVEVRGLNKRFGDTAAVAGLDLSMERGRVLALLGPNGAGKTTTVEICEGFLRPDGGHVRVLGLDPVGRAEQLRPRIGVMPQGGGAYPGVRAEEMLRLVASCTANPLDPGWLLDVLGLSSAGRTPYKRLSGGQQQRLSLACALIGRPELVFLDEPTAGMDPQARRLVWDLITALRADGVSVLLTTHLMDEAEALADRIVIVDHGRPVADGTVAELTAAPEGQQELRFRSQPALDLDLLLAALPEGCAATEVRSGHYVVHGAIDPQTVSTVTSWCARHGVLAQELRVSQRSLEDVFLELTGRELRA, encoded by the coding sequence GTGAGCCCGAACGCCGACAGCCCTGCCGTGGAAGTACGCGGGCTGAACAAACGTTTCGGCGACACCGCAGCGGTCGCCGGACTCGACCTGAGCATGGAACGCGGCCGTGTGCTGGCACTGCTCGGGCCGAACGGCGCGGGCAAGACCACCACGGTCGAAATCTGCGAGGGATTCCTGCGACCCGACGGCGGCCACGTCCGAGTTCTCGGGCTCGATCCGGTGGGCCGAGCCGAACAACTCCGCCCCAGGATCGGTGTCATGCCGCAGGGTGGCGGTGCCTATCCGGGTGTACGCGCGGAGGAGATGCTCCGTCTGGTCGCCTCCTGCACCGCGAACCCGCTCGACCCCGGATGGCTGCTCGACGTGCTGGGGCTGAGCTCCGCAGGTCGCACCCCGTACAAGCGGCTCTCGGGCGGTCAGCAACAGCGGCTTTCCCTGGCGTGCGCTCTCATCGGACGTCCCGAACTGGTCTTCCTCGACGAGCCCACGGCCGGAATGGACCCCCAAGCCCGGCGGCTGGTCTGGGACCTGATCACCGCCCTGCGCGCCGATGGCGTGAGCGTGCTCCTGACGACGCACCTGATGGACGAGGCGGAAGCACTGGCCGACCGGATCGTGATCGTCGATCACGGCCGCCCCGTGGCCGACGGCACCGTCGCCGAACTGACGGCGGCACCGGAGGGACAGCAGGAACTCCGGTTTCGCTCCCAGCCCGCACTCGATCTCGACCTGCTCCTGGCCGCACTGCCCGAAGGGTGTGCGGCCACCGAGGTGCGGTCCGGACACTACGTCGTGCACGGTGCGATCGACCCCCAGACCGTCTCGACGGTGACCTCCTGGTGCGCGCGCCATGGCGTACTCGCCCAGGAACTGCGAGTCAGTCAGCGCAGCCTGGAGGACGTGTTCCTCGAATTGACCGGACGGGAGCTACGCGCGTGA